One segment of Labrus mixtus chromosome 10, fLabMix1.1, whole genome shotgun sequence DNA contains the following:
- the aurkb gene encoding aurora kinase B: MQNKENYQPQGFQGTLTTPSMVGGPQRVQVKPRADMDKNAITGPGRDRVCPSSSSVSKKFSIDDFDIGRPLGKGKFGNVYLARVKELQAIVALKVLFKSQMEKESVEHQLRREIEIQAHLKHPNILRFYNYFHDRKRVYLVLEYAPRGEMYKELQKCGRFDEQRTATYMEEISDALLYCHEKKVIHRDIKPENLLLGYRGELKIADFGWSVHAPSLRRRTMCGTLDYLPPEMIEGHTHSEKVDLWCIGVLCYECLIGNPPFETASHSETYKRITKVDLKFPKVISDGARDLISKLLRHNPIDRLSLQSVIDHPWVRSNSRRVLPPICPAGKS; encoded by the exons ATGCAG aaTAAGGAGAATTATCAGCCGCAAGGTTTCCAAGGAACG TTAACAACTCCCAGCATGGTGGGAGGACCTCAGCGTGTTCAGGTGAAGCCACGAGCAGACATGGACAAAAATGCTATCACAG GTCCTGGGAGGGATCGTGTCTGCCCGTCGTCGAGTTCAGTCTCAAA GAAATTTTCCATTGATGACTTCGACATCGGCCGGCCGCTAGGAAAGGGCAAATTTGGCAATGTGTACCTCGCGAGGGTAAAGGAGCTGCAGGCCATTGTGGCCCTGAAGGTGTTGTTCAAGTCACAGATGGAAAAGGAAAGTGTGGAGCATCAACTGAGGAGGGAGATCGAGATTCAGGCACATCTCAA gCACCCCAACATTCTGCGCTTCTACAATTATTTTCATGACCGGAAGCGAGTGTATTTGGTGCTGGAGTACGCCCCGCGTGGCGAGATGTACAAGGAGCTGCAGAAATGTGGAAGATTTGATGAGCAACGCACGGCGACA TACATGGAGGAGATCTCTGACGCGCTGCTGTATTGTCATGAGAAGAAGGTGATTCATCGTGACATCAAGCCCGAGAATCTGCTTCTGGGCTACAGAGGAGAGCTGAAGATAGCTGACTTTGGATGGTCAGTCCACGCCCCGTCTCTAAG ACGTCGCACGATGTGCGGGACACTGGACTACCTCCCCCCTGAGATGATCGAGGGCCACACCCACAGCGAGAAGGTTGACCTGTGGTGCATCGGGGTCCTCTGCTACGAGTGCTTAATCGGAAACCCACCTTTTGAAACTGCCAGCCACTCAGAAACATACAAACGGATTACAAAG gtggATTTGAAGTTCCCTAAAGTCATCTCTGATGGAGCACGGGATCTGATCTCTAAGCTGCTCCGCCACAACCCCATTGACCGTCTCTCACTACAGAGCGTCATCGACCACCCCTGGGTGCGCTCCAACTCCCGCCGGGTCCTACCCCCCATCTGCCCAGCAGGGAAATCCTGA